GCAGGGGAGCGCCTCCACCTCCGCATGGGTGAGGGCAAGATCACTGGACGCCATGGATGAGATGTGTGAGAGAGATATATGTAGAACTAGGGTATAAGATGTGGCCCTTCCACCACTTGCCGCCTTCATATAGCAGCAACAATGGCAGGAAGCGATGGAAAGGACAGGAAGATGTAGGCAGGAATCTGGCAACTGGCAGCGAGATGTGGCCCGCGGCGACTTTCCAGCCTTCGGCGCCCGCCCCCGCTAGCCTCCTTTCTACTGGGTTCAGCCCGAGGGCACCGGATTGAAAGTTGTGCAATTATTGGCTCAGCTAAAACGGGTAAATTACTAATTAGCCGAAAGCTTGGACATGAGGACAATTGTTTTTTTCTCCAGCTGCAATTTATTCCAAGACAATATATGATAGATCTTGAATTTCAATTCATTCCAGGCCGCACATGATATCCATGAGCAAACGTATATACCAACCCTGGACTTAGCACTGGATCAATAATTTATCCATTCCATCTTGCCTATCAGGGCGGTGGATGGATGGTTTAAGTAACTTACTGTACGCATACGTTGCAACTCTTCCTGCAGAAGCCAGGTGCTTCCTTGGTGCCCACCATATAGTTAGGATTCTTGGCGCACTCCCCCACTGCCGCCCACTGAGCACACAGAACATTCTCATCCACACACCCATCACCGGAACCTCCGTGCTTGTCAGGCTTCTCGAACGACCTCACATGGATCCATTTCGTCGCGGACCACTTCTGGCCTTCGATGACCGGGCAGCTCCCATGCAAGCTGTCAGGATCTGTTGTTGCATCTGGGTGAAGGCTGAAGAACAGCAGAGCATCACCTTTCGTGGGCTTTACTGCAGAGGGCAGCCAGCATTTAAGTTTCACAATGACTTGAACTGTCACTGTATAGTATACCAGTAAGATATGTAAAGCTACTAGGCGTATGAAAGAACCAAGTTCTACTGAGCATTGAAGCTATCATGCCAAAAAGGGGTACAGGGGCAACATTCCAATATCAAGCGAGAAGGGTTCTCAAAGGTACTTTACCTGCATATCCATTTTTAGCACACTCAGATGTCATCTCATCCTTGTGTTGTGTTAACTTCCCCTGCAGAATATGTGCAGGTGCGTGAGAGACCTAGGACAGTTGAAGGGACTGTGGGCAAATTACCTCTGCGTTGGGGAAGATGGTCTCTCCACCCTTCTCAACATTAGATAGGTACATGAGTACAGTCGCAATTCGGTGACCCCCCAGGGCTTGGTTGTTTTTGTCATGGAAGTAATCATAGTGTGGCTCATACTTCTCGCCATTCTCATAATGTAATATTTGAATGGACTCGCCATTCTCTGTCCATGGGCATAATTCAAATACTATTATTGACTATTAAAAAAACACAAAGACATAAGATGCAATGGATAGATCAACTGAAGTACCTGATGGAAGGAAAGTCCAAGCAGCAATTCTCTCCTCTATCCTTGCTACTACTTCATCCTGCCAAATGATTAGTTTAGTTAATATATTGATGTTACATGTTGTACATTGTACTGAGGTAGTTACCAGAAGATGTGCCTTATGTAGTGTTATACTAATTCCATGTGCCATGGCACACGCACACACAGATAATATATGCTAACGACCAACACAACTTACTATAGTTCAACTAACTTCCAACCAAACTAGCTCTAACATGGCCTTTGGTCCAGAAATGATTTAAGGAATCTTTATTGCATCTGTTTCTGAGCACGCGTATTTGGAGTGAACATGAATCAACATCACAGCACTCAATAACTCAGGTTCAGCTGTTAAGTCTGAAACAATCACAAATGCAAGCTTGAGAATGGCCAGCACTAAAAAGACCCAgactggggtgatccaacaaatcaTAGCCATCTAACCGGTATCGTACAGTTCATATCTCACCCACGTTTGCGGTAAAACAGTGTCAGTCAGTCGGACGATAATCAATACTGTAACCGCCTCGCCCATTTTTTTCCCACAACCAGCGCCATCACACGCCCTGCCCGACGAGACCATGCCGCCGCCGCAACCCTGCCCGACGCGATCACATCGCCACCCTGCACACCGCACCGCCTCTTAGCTGCAGGCCTGCTACTGGATCCCTGCACCCTGTGCCGCTGGAGCCCTCCACGCTGGTGCCAGCGCCCTGCATATCGCCGCCGCAGCTACCTCCCCACCATTGCCGAGTACGTGGTGGCTGTTGAGAATACTTGATTACGCTGATAGGTGTGGCGTTCACGACCAGTCCACACCATGCCACCCGCGTGCCCCAAACGGGTTCCCTGGCATATTAATCATGTGCATGCAAGAGTACTTCTGAACCTGCTGCTGCGACGGTATGCCTCCCCTGACGGTACGCTGCAGGCAAAGATGTCCACTGTGAAGAGGATGCAGGTCAGGGCTGTACGTTTCTTATTGAGGGCCGGGATGCGGTCAGTGTTGAGAGGGATTGATGTCATGCTGCTGGAGAAACGAGGTATGAATTATATATTTTAACTACCACGAGTATTTGCTTACAGTGTGCTTCCAGGTGCAGAAATATCCATACACATGATGTGTTATATATAAAAGTAGTTGCCGTTTTAAAAGTAGTTGCCATTTTAACATTTTCTCCTCCTTCtattgatacggggtggcctttggacacctcctcctcaagaccgacaagccctacacgtggcccaatgacacgagctcgggccaaagccatacaccaagaggtgaattcgctcctttccacatATACATTGAACAcctctttggatggaatgctacctcatgcaagtgctctatgtgtcatcaggtaccaagctcaccaaggaactgaaggagaagaaggaactggagaagaagaaggaacgccGCCAACGGAGAAGACaacccagggccggcactgccgcccagagcaccccggcactgccggccgaaACTGCCCGGCACTACCTGCCTTACGCCTTCGACGCCCCGaagcccggcactgccgcccctggaccaccggcactgccggtcaccccggcactgccgccgctggaccaccggcactgccggcctcccccAAGTCAACGACATCAGAGCCGTCCGTTTGAATCCTGTGGCTGTATACTTTTCACAAATGACTAAGTTACCCCTCCACGGATCTGGGCTATATATATGCTTGTACCAGCCACGAATTAGGGTTAGaattagaaccaagaagaacttgagctttgctcttacccccttgagggaaaccctagatcctagaTCTTGTATCACTCGATCTCCTTACCGAATccttgtggatctctttggtgacttctactggttgttgatcttttgcttgcacttttaccgtttggtcttttgcttgcacttccatcaaccttccggtcttttcacccttctagatctctcgggttcgattcgtcgatctctttgcgggacttctaccggaaggtcttttcctgcaacctctatcgagttggtggttcgggccaacgaggacaaaccgatttgtgtgcgtgtgtgagtttgtatcccgcgaatcccctccgtgttcttcgtgttcttcgcgttcctcATCCTTCCCCCCACGAAatccatccaaatccgtgaagatcgggcacatccttgggcttagcccttatcatatggtatcaacagctccttggttgccacggatttgacccccaccccCCAAAAAATTTCTTG
This Lolium perenne isolate Kyuss_39 chromosome 1, Kyuss_2.0, whole genome shotgun sequence DNA region includes the following protein-coding sequences:
- the LOC127305390 gene encoding probable prolyl 4-hydroxylase 7 isoform X2, which codes for MARLLLAVLALHLAAAGVSAASSVPGSGAFDPSRIVQLSWRPRAFLLKGFLSDAECDHMIELAKDKLEKSMVADNESGKSVQSEVRTSSGMFLEKKQDEVVARIEERIAAWTFLPSENGESIQILHYENGEKYEPHYDYFHDKNNQALGGHRIATVLMYLSNVEKGGETIFPNAEGKLTQHKDEMTSECAKNGYAVKPTKGDALLFFSLHPDATTDPDSLHGSCPVIEGQKWSATKWIHVRSFEKPDKHGGSGDGCVDENVLCAQWAAVGECAKNPNYMVGTKEAPGFCRKSCNVCVQ
- the LOC127305390 gene encoding probable prolyl 4-hydroxylase 6 isoform X1 — its product is MARLLLAVLALHLAAAGVSAASSVPGSGAFDPSRIVQLSWRPRAFLLKGFLSDAECDHMIELAKDKLEKSMVADNESGKSVQSEVRTSSGMFLEKKQDEVVARIEERIAAWTFLPSENGESIQILHYENGEKYEPHYDYFHDKNNQALGGHRIATVLMYLSNVEKGGETIFPNAEGKLTQHKDEMTSECAKNGYAVTVQVIVKLKCWLPSAVKPTKGDALLFFSLHPDATTDPDSLHGSCPVIEGQKWSATKWIHVRSFEKPDKHGGSGDGCVDENVLCAQWAAVGECAKNPNYMVGTKEAPGFCRKSCNVCVQ